TGGCGCATTATTACTGAATTACTTTGGTCAGGGGGCTTATTTGATCGCTCATTTAGAGCAGATCCAAGCCCAAAAAGAACTCGTTAATCCGTTTTATTTAGTTTTAAATGATCATTTCTATCTTTTTGGGGTGATCTTAGCAACCTTAGCTGCGATCATTGCTTCCCAAGCTTTGATCACAGGCTCATTTACTTTAGTGCAAGAAGCAGTCGGCTTAAAGATCTTGCCGCGGATGAAAGTCGAACATCCAGGTCTTTCTCGCAGTCAGATCTATATTGGCGGGATCAACTGGATGCTGTGTATTTGTACGACGATCGTGCTTTTTTACTTTAAGACATCAGAGCATATGGAAGCAGCTTATGGTCTTGCGATCACTTTGACGATGCTCATGACAACGTTACTGCTTTTTGAATATTTACGGGCACGACTTGCGCATGAGTTTTGGGCTTACTTAGTATTGTTTGGTTTTGGGATGATCGAATTGATCTTCTTAGCTGCTAGTTTGAGTAAATTTACGCATGGTGGTTATGTAACGGTCTTGATCACCCTCTTGATCTTAGCGATGATGATCTTTTGGTATTTTGGAAATCGTGTGCGAGAAAAATATGCTGACCGTTCTGAAATGGTCGACTTGAGAGATTACAAAGAAATGTTGTTAGAACTTTCAAAGGATGAAAAAGAGCCACTCTTTACAGATAATTTGATCATTTTGGCTAAAGTTAAACGCAATTTCAAAGTCAAACGCGAATTATTGTATTCGATCTTAGATAAAAAGCCTAAGCGAGCTAAAGTTTATTGGTTCGTAACAGTCAATACGACTGATGAACCATATAGTAACTACTACACAGTCGATATGATGGGGACGCGCAATATCGTCAATTTACAACTCTTTTTAGGATATAAAATGAACCCAAGTGTCAATTTATATCTTTATCAGATCGTTTCTGACTTGATGCAAAAAGATGTGATCGACGAACAACCTCAAAAATATACGACTTCACCAGGGCGGATCGTCGGCAACTTCTCTGTTTTAGCGATCCAAGAGATCTTATCGCCAAATACGCGGATCTCACCATGGACGCGGATCTTGATCGCTGGTCGGATCTTCTTGCAAAATCATAGTACGACACCGATCCAATGGTTTGGCCTTGAAACAAGCGAAGTTCATATCGAAAAGGTCCCACTTTTCTTGAAGAAGCGTTCTGTTCCTGTGATCGAACAGCGCGTGATCTTGAATCCAAAAGATATCAAACGAAGTACATGTGAATGATCAAAGAAAGAAACGTATTTTACTTTACGTTTCTTTTTTTGAAAGTGAAAATCATATTGGTGTTTAGCGTACAAAAAATATAAAAATGTGTTTAATGTTCGTTTTTATTTTGACAAGGGGCAAGTTGTTTGCTATGCTAAAGGCATTCAAGGAGGGATCAATGTGAGTAACCGAATAAGCATTATTATGGGGAGTTATTCTGACTGGGAAACGATGAAAAATACGGCTGATATTCTAGATGAATTTGGTGTAAAATATGATAAGGCTGTTATTTCAGCGCATCGCATGCCAGAAGAGATGTTTACTTTTGCAAGAGACGCTAGTGCTAATGGTGTTCAGGTCATCATTGCCGGTGCTGGTGGGGCAGCCCATCTACCTGGAATGGTCGCCGCTAATACTGTTTTACCAGTGATCGGTGTTCCAGTTCGTTCGCAGGCTTTGAATGGAGTCGATTCGCTTTTATCGATCGTTCAGATGCCAGCAGGTGTTCCAGTTGCTACAACAGCGATCGGAGCGAGTGGGGCTAAAAATGCCGCGTTACTTGCACTTTCGATCCTCGGTGTCACTGATCAAGCGCTTCAAGCTAAGCTTGTCGCTTATCGCCAAGCGTTACATGATAAGGCTAAAGAAAGCGGTGATCTACTTGGTTGAGTTTTTACGACAAGGTAAAACGATCGGGATCCTCGGTGGTGGTCAGTTGGGGCAGATGCTTGCGTTGGCAGCAAAAGAGATGGGCTTTAAGACCCTTATTTTAGATCCAGACGCAACATGTCCAGCTGGTCAAGTAGCTGATCAGCAATTGGTTTTTGCTTATGATGATCGCTTGGCGTTAGAGCGCTTAGCGACTGAAGCTGATGTTTTAACGTATGAGTTTGAGAATGTCGATCTAGCGGCGTTAGAAAAATTAACTGATCCAAAGCTTTTGCCCCAAGGGACTGAGCTGTTAAAGATCACTAAAAATCGTTTAGCTGAGAAAACGTTTTTGAAAGAACATGGCTTAAAGACTGCACCGTTTGCAAAAGTGACTAATAAAGCTGAGTTAGCTCAGGCACTCAAAGTGATCGGGATGCCAAGTATTTTGAAGACATGTGAAGGTGGTTATGATGGAAAGGCTCAACAAAATATTTTGACTCCTGCAGATATTTTGCTGGCTGAAGAGTTACTAACACAAGGAACCTGTATTTTAGAGGGATTTGTTGATTTTAAGCTAGAATGCTCAGTGATGGTCGCAAGAAATGCTGCTGGAGAGATAACTG
This window of the Ligilactobacillus faecis genome carries:
- a CDS encoding KUP/HAK/KT family potassium transporter, translating into MEKQKRNVFIGALITLGIVYGDIGTSPLYVMKALLADLKGNQNLTENYIIGCLSLVFWTLMLMTTVKYVLIALKADNHGEGGIFALYALVRQQKRWLIVPALIGGAALLADGTLTPAVTVTSAIEGLKGVTLGKRVLIDTQNDVIIVTFTILLVLFLIQRFGTSFIGQGFGPVMLLWFSFLAVVGLVNLVADPSVLRALSPHYGLALLFSPTNKVGIFLLGSVFLATTGAEALYSDMGHVGRRNIYLTWPFVCGALLLNYFGQGAYLIAHLEQIQAQKELVNPFYLVLNDHFYLFGVILATLAAIIASQALITGSFTLVQEAVGLKILPRMKVEHPGLSRSQIYIGGINWMLCICTTIVLFYFKTSEHMEAAYGLAITLTMLMTTLLLFEYLRARLAHEFWAYLVLFGFGMIELIFLAASLSKFTHGGYVTVLITLLILAMMIFWYFGNRVREKYADRSEMVDLRDYKEMLLELSKDEKEPLFTDNLIILAKVKRNFKVKRELLYSILDKKPKRAKVYWFVTVNTTDEPYSNYYTVDMMGTRNIVNLQLFLGYKMNPSVNLYLYQIVSDLMQKDVIDEQPQKYTTSPGRIVGNFSVLAIQEILSPNTRISPWTRILIAGRIFLQNHSTTPIQWFGLETSEVHIEKVPLFLKKRSVPVIEQRVILNPKDIKRSTCE
- the purE gene encoding 5-(carboxyamino)imidazole ribonucleotide mutase, which gives rise to MSNRISIIMGSYSDWETMKNTADILDEFGVKYDKAVISAHRMPEEMFTFARDASANGVQVIIAGAGGAAHLPGMVAANTVLPVIGVPVRSQALNGVDSLLSIVQMPAGVPVATTAIGASGAKNAALLALSILGVTDQALQAKLVAYRQALHDKAKESGDLLG
- the purK gene encoding 5-(carboxyamino)imidazole ribonucleotide synthase; translated protein: MIRLKKAVIYLVEFLRQGKTIGILGGGQLGQMLALAAKEMGFKTLILDPDATCPAGQVADQQLVFAYDDRLALERLATEADVLTYEFENVDLAALEKLTDPKLLPQGTELLKITKNRLAEKTFLKEHGLKTAPFAKVTNKAELAQALKVIGMPSILKTCEGGYDGKAQQNILTPADILLAEELLTQGTCILEGFVDFKLECSVMVARNAAGEITVFPVSENIHRDHILHESIVPARISESLTDKAQALAKQIAQGLELKGILGVEMFIGQDEEIYINELAPRPHNSGHYSIEACNFSQFDIHDRAILNWPLPQIELLKPAVMVNVLGQHHAKSQELIQAKPNWHFHDYGKQEVRTGRKMGHITILTDDLTKTLAEIAETTVWD